Proteins encoded by one window of Blautia argi:
- a CDS encoding ABC transporter substrate-binding protein, translated as MMKRKMMLLLCACMLVFSGCQKEEPVPEQEKIRLEFYNRKREVYAVLEEIIGKFNASQDEIEVYQNMNTNADTALRISAVEGEFPDLVELGGLQSVETFEYVMGNCLRPLEDMECAGRIKEEYLPYLHYDSHLYQMPLAMSFEGIYVNKDLFSEEGLKIPETYEELCQVSEEIQSRGKVPFLFADKESWTVHQNWESIEGAIRGNFEEIWAEVATGKTSFTEDPISRGSLEKLIALHQYTTEECRDLNYDEAMTQFAQGEAFMFMQGSWAYGSIMERNPQMNLELIPFPVDNGQEQFVTMWIDSSVGISRDCKYPEEAEKFVEFLMKPEILQLYLDAECSLSSMEGNKNRAEYAPRVHQLIREGRAGMDASWLPLQTSVIRDKDILSLMPDAGKVEIDDYLDTYTKSLQKHKDLYLEAKEKRE; from the coding sequence ATGATGAAAAGAAAAATGATGTTGCTTTTGTGTGCCTGTATGCTGGTGTTCTCCGGGTGTCAGAAGGAAGAGCCGGTGCCTGAACAGGAAAAGATTCGTCTGGAATTTTACAACCGAAAACGAGAGGTTTATGCTGTTCTGGAGGAAATAATCGGAAAATTTAATGCATCTCAGGACGAAATTGAGGTTTATCAGAATATGAACACCAATGCCGACACAGCCTTGCGGATTTCTGCGGTAGAGGGGGAGTTTCCCGATCTTGTAGAGCTTGGGGGCCTGCAGAGTGTGGAAACCTTTGAGTATGTTATGGGGAACTGTCTGCGCCCTCTTGAGGATATGGAGTGTGCCGGGAGGATTAAGGAGGAATATCTGCCGTACCTGCACTACGATTCCCATCTTTACCAGATGCCTCTTGCTATGAGCTTTGAAGGGATTTATGTAAATAAAGACCTGTTTTCAGAGGAAGGCTTAAAGATTCCGGAAACCTATGAAGAACTGTGCCAGGTGTCCGAAGAAATTCAGAGCCGAGGCAAGGTTCCCTTTTTGTTTGCGGACAAAGAGAGCTGGACCGTGCATCAGAATTGGGAAAGCATAGAAGGCGCAATACGGGGAAATTTTGAGGAGATTTGGGCAGAGGTTGCCACCGGAAAAACCTCTTTTACCGAAGACCCCATAAGCCGGGGTTCTCTGGAAAAGCTGATTGCCCTGCATCAATATACCACAGAAGAATGCAGGGATTTAAACTATGACGAGGCCATGACCCAATTTGCCCAGGGGGAGGCATTTATGTTTATGCAGGGAAGCTGGGCTTACGGAAGTATTATGGAGAGAAATCCACAGATGAACCTGGAGTTAATTCCATTTCCTGTGGATAACGGACAGGAACAATTTGTGACCATGTGGATAGACAGCAGCGTGGGGATTTCCAGGGACTGCAAATATCCCGAGGAGGCAGAAAAATTTGTGGAATTTCTCATGAAGCCGGAAATTCTTCAGCTTTATCTGGATGCAGAATGTTCTCTTAGCAGTATGGAGGGAAATAAAAATCGGGCAGAGTATGCTCCGCGGGTGCACCAGCTTATCAGAGAAGGCAGAGCAGGAATGGATGCTTCCTGGTTGCCTCTGCAGACCAGTGTTATCCGGGATAAGGATATTCTCTCTCTGATGCCGGACGCAGGGAAGGTGGAGATAGATGACTATTTGGATACTTATACAAAAAGCCTGCAAAAGCATAAGGACTTATATCTGGAAGCAAAGGAGAAAAGAGAATGA